A single Methylobacterium sp. 17Sr1-1 DNA region contains:
- a CDS encoding extracellular solute-binding protein — protein MSLSRTALALLGLAALAAPARAESEVNLYTTREPGLIRPLLDAFTTASGVKVNTVFVDKGLAERVAAEGARSAADVVMTVDIGNLIELVDRDLAQPVRSPALEAAIPANLRDAEGRWFALSTRARVAYADPDLRDLAGLTYEDLADPKWKGKVCLRAGQHPYNTALIAAYLVKHGEAKTEAWLRGVKDNLARKAGGGDRDVARDIVADLCDIGLGNSYYVGLMRSGRGGPEQKKWGEGIQVVLPTFQGGGTHVNVSGAVVAKSAPNRDNAVKLLEYLASDEAQALYAKADYEYPVKPGVAVDPLLAALGPLKVDTTSLVEIARNRKAASLLVDKVGFDR, from the coding sequence TTGTCCCTGTCACGCACCGCGCTCGCCCTCCTCGGCCTCGCCGCCCTCGCGGCCCCGGCCCGCGCCGAGAGTGAGGTGAACCTCTACACCACCCGCGAGCCCGGCCTGATCCGCCCGCTCCTCGACGCCTTCACCACGGCGAGCGGCGTGAAGGTCAACACGGTGTTCGTCGACAAGGGCCTGGCCGAGCGCGTCGCCGCCGAGGGCGCCCGCTCCGCCGCCGACGTGGTGATGACGGTCGATATCGGCAACCTGATCGAGCTCGTCGACCGCGACCTCGCCCAGCCGGTGCGCTCCCCCGCCCTCGAGGCGGCGATTCCCGCCAATCTTCGCGATGCGGAAGGGCGCTGGTTCGCCCTCTCGACCCGCGCCCGGGTGGCCTATGCCGATCCGGATCTGCGCGACCTCGCCGGGCTGACCTACGAGGACCTCGCCGACCCGAAGTGGAAGGGCAAGGTCTGCCTGCGCGCGGGCCAGCACCCCTACAACACCGCGCTGATCGCCGCCTACCTGGTCAAGCACGGCGAGGCCAAGACCGAGGCCTGGCTGCGCGGGGTGAAGGACAACCTCGCCCGCAAGGCCGGCGGCGGCGACCGCGACGTCGCCCGCGACATCGTCGCCGATCTCTGCGACATCGGCCTCGGCAATTCCTACTATGTCGGCCTGATGCGCAGCGGCCGGGGCGGCCCGGAGCAGAAGAAGTGGGGCGAGGGCATCCAGGTGGTGCTGCCGACGTTCCAGGGCGGCGGCACCCACGTCAACGTCTCGGGCGCGGTGGTGGCGAAGTCCGCCCCGAACCGCGACAACGCCGTCAAGCTGCTCGAATACCTCGCCTCGGACGAAGCGCAGGCGCTCTACGCCAAGGCCGATTACGAGTACCCGGTGAAGCCCGGCGTCGCGGTCGACCCGCTGCTCGCGGCCCTCGGCCCGCTCAAGGTCGACACCACCTCGCTGGTCGAGATCGCCCGCAACCGCAAGGCGGCGAGCCTGCTCGTCGACAAGGTCGGGTTCGACCGGTGA
- a CDS encoding ABC transporter ATP-binding protein, with amino-acid sequence MTEPAPSRPASALAVEDLACRFGRVQALAGVSLILRPGEVMALLGDSGCGKSTLLRVVAGLEAPDSGTVRLDGRLVAGEGAAVPPEARGVGLMFQDYALFPHLTVRENIRFGLRGQPAATRAAADELLEQVGLSGRADAYPQTLSGGEQQRVALVRALAPGPRLLLLDEPFSNLDRRMRDRVREDTVALLRRTGTTALMVTHDPEEALAVATRIALMRRGRIVQVATGEALYRRPESLFAARFLADAAEIPARVEAGRAGTPLGSVAAPHLPEGAAVRVCLRPEALRVGRPGEGITAQVTRRTFLGAASVLHLGVPGVEGPLRARLPGPEPYGPGDAVGVTLVPDAVLVLPEEEAA; translated from the coding sequence ATGACCGAACCGGCCCCGTCCCGCCCGGCGTCCGCCCTGGCGGTGGAGGACCTGGCCTGCCGCTTCGGCCGGGTGCAGGCCCTGGCGGGGGTCTCGCTCATCCTGCGCCCCGGCGAGGTGATGGCGCTGCTCGGCGATTCGGGCTGCGGCAAGAGCACGCTCCTGCGGGTCGTGGCCGGGCTCGAGGCGCCGGATTCCGGTACGGTGCGGCTCGACGGGCGCCTCGTCGCCGGCGAGGGGGCGGCGGTGCCGCCGGAGGCGCGCGGCGTCGGCCTGATGTTCCAGGACTACGCCCTGTTTCCCCACCTGACCGTCCGGGAGAACATCCGCTTCGGCCTCAGGGGCCAGCCGGCCGCCACCCGCGCGGCGGCCGACGAGCTCCTGGAGCAGGTCGGGCTTTCGGGCCGTGCCGACGCCTATCCCCAGACCCTGTCGGGGGGCGAGCAGCAGCGCGTGGCGCTGGTGCGGGCGCTGGCGCCCGGGCCGCGGCTGCTGCTCCTCGACGAGCCGTTCTCCAATCTCGACCGGCGCATGCGCGACCGGGTGCGGGAGGACACGGTGGCGCTCCTGCGCCGCACCGGCACCACCGCTCTGATGGTGACGCACGATCCCGAGGAGGCGCTCGCGGTCGCGACCCGCATCGCCCTGATGCGCCGCGGCCGCATCGTCCAGGTCGCCACCGGCGAGGCCCTGTACCGTCGCCCGGAGAGCCTGTTCGCCGCCCGCTTCCTCGCCGACGCGGCCGAGATCCCGGCCCGGGTCGAGGCCGGCCGGGCCGGGACGCCGCTCGGGAGCGTGGCCGCCCCCCACCTGCCCGAGGGCGCGGCGGTCCGGGTCTGCCTGCGGCCCGAGGCGTTGCGGGTCGGGCGTCCCGGCGAGGGCATCACCGCCCAGGTCACGCGCCGCACCTTCCTGGGGGCGGCGAGCGTGCTGCATCTCGGGGTGCCGGGGGTCGAGGGACCGCTGCGGGCCCGCCTCCCCGGCCCGGAACCCTACGGGCCGGGCGACGCCGTCGGGGTGACGCTGGTGCCGGACGCGGTGCTGGTCCTGCCCGAGGAGGAAGCGGCGTGA